One window from the genome of Phycisphaerales bacterium encodes:
- a CDS encoding AAA family ATPase, producing the protein MSKTAAPAPSPATLRDTAERQFAAELAALLKADDRPRPPKWRLSPWAVVTYLVGGTLADGTVITPKYIGNRRLMEIAVATLATDRALLLLGVPGTAKSWVSEHIAAAISGDSTLMVQGTAGTPEEAIRYGWNYALLLAKGPSREALVHSPVMRGMTEGKIVRVEELTRVPSDVQDTLITILSEKTLPVPELNEEVRAVKGFNIIATANDRDRGVNELSSALKRRFNTVVLPVPETMDEEVDIVQRRVVQMGKALEIPAETPAMDEIRRVVTIFRELRDGKTTDGKSKLKQPSGTLSTAEAISVITNGSALAAHFGDGKLRAADVASSIIGAIIKDPVQDRIVMQEYLETVIKERDGWKDLYRACKDVM; encoded by the coding sequence GTGAGCAAGACGGCCGCACCCGCACCATCCCCCGCCACGCTCCGGGACACCGCCGAGCGGCAGTTCGCCGCCGAGCTCGCGGCGCTCCTGAAGGCCGATGACCGCCCGCGCCCGCCGAAGTGGAGGCTGTCACCCTGGGCCGTGGTCACCTACCTCGTCGGCGGCACGCTTGCCGACGGCACGGTCATCACGCCCAAGTACATTGGCAATCGCCGCCTCATGGAGATCGCCGTCGCCACCCTCGCCACCGACCGCGCACTGCTGCTGCTGGGCGTTCCCGGCACTGCGAAGAGCTGGGTGAGCGAGCACATCGCCGCGGCTATCAGCGGCGACTCGACTCTCATGGTCCAAGGCACCGCCGGCACGCCCGAAGAAGCGATCCGCTACGGCTGGAACTACGCCCTGCTGCTCGCCAAGGGCCCGAGCCGAGAGGCCCTGGTCCACAGCCCGGTGATGCGCGGCATGACCGAGGGCAAGATCGTGCGCGTAGAGGAGCTCACGCGCGTCCCCAGTGATGTGCAGGACACGCTGATCACGATCCTCTCCGAAAAGACGCTGCCCGTCCCCGAGCTCAACGAAGAGGTGCGCGCGGTCAAGGGCTTCAACATCATCGCGACCGCCAACGACCGCGACAGGGGTGTCAACGAGCTGTCGAGCGCCCTGAAGCGGCGCTTCAACACCGTCGTGCTCCCCGTGCCCGAGACGATGGACGAAGAGGTGGACATTGTGCAGCGGCGCGTGGTGCAGATGGGCAAGGCCCTCGAGATCCCCGCGGAGACGCCCGCGATGGATGAGATCCGGCGCGTGGTCACCATCTTCCGCGAGCTGCGCGATGGGAAGACCACGGACGGGAAGAGCAAGCTCAAGCAGCCCAGCGGCACGCTCAGCACGGCCGAGGCCATCAGCGTCATCACCAACGGGTCCGCGCTCGCGGCCCACTTCGGCGACGGCAAGCTTCGGGCAGCTGACGTCGCCAGCAGCATCATCGGCGCAATCATCAAGGACCCCGTGCAGGACCGCATCGTGATGCAGGAGTACCTCGAGACGGTGATCAAGGAACGCGACGGCTGGAAGGACCTGTACCGGGCGTGCAAGGACGTGATGTAA
- a CDS encoding DUF5691 domain-containing protein — MTQAAAQSPPQVLKQLIPGVLVGLSRDQQQPSLVLTRAARAATRARAGFKPVPAGTPLPTCPDDASPAASPGAGAILDRLLTDPDAGLIEEWATLAQDRGVRVADRSVTDLLEWWSRQPRRSEAVFAATGARGQWLASLNPEWRKPVAVTAVPAHADELWQTGTGAERAALLTTIRRHDPARALGLVRSTWADDGADDRRRFIDALLADASMLDEPFLESALDDRAKSVRRAAAAALITIQGSRLRARMTALARTIIKADKKKGALTSGVVITLARPAEYDQAWDRDGIEEQPSGGGGKRAWWTRQVLAGADLKVWTEVSGLPPERVLESLDQDDVTDALDAITRAAQLARSPEWAGPVARTVLALEPKKVLELTTLWPLLTQDDQEALVSRIIEAPKLTFYDVLAALAALPGPWSPALSTRILALFQKHATSKKPDAWLLAGPIDAMVRKLSPTAVDAMEQTLAAMFSAESSNTIQKTIDKLRLRAEMHKEFKA; from the coding sequence ATGACGCAAGCTGCCGCACAATCACCGCCGCAGGTGCTCAAGCAGCTGATCCCCGGCGTGCTCGTCGGCCTCAGCCGCGATCAGCAACAGCCGTCTCTAGTGCTCACCCGCGCCGCCCGCGCGGCCACCCGCGCCCGCGCCGGGTTCAAGCCGGTCCCCGCGGGCACACCGCTGCCCACCTGCCCAGACGACGCCAGCCCCGCCGCAAGCCCCGGCGCAGGCGCAATCCTCGACCGACTGCTCACCGACCCGGACGCGGGGCTCATCGAAGAATGGGCCACGCTCGCGCAGGATCGCGGCGTTCGTGTCGCTGACCGCAGTGTCACTGACCTTCTCGAGTGGTGGTCCCGCCAGCCGCGCCGCTCCGAGGCGGTGTTCGCGGCAACTGGCGCACGCGGCCAGTGGCTCGCGTCGCTCAACCCCGAGTGGCGCAAGCCCGTGGCCGTCACCGCCGTCCCCGCTCACGCGGACGAGTTGTGGCAGACTGGCACTGGCGCAGAACGTGCGGCCCTGCTGACCACGATTCGCCGCCATGACCCGGCCCGGGCCCTCGGGCTCGTGCGGTCCACGTGGGCCGATGATGGCGCGGACGATCGGCGCCGCTTCATCGACGCCCTGCTCGCAGACGCGTCGATGCTCGACGAGCCGTTCCTCGAGTCCGCCCTCGATGATCGGGCCAAGAGCGTCCGTCGTGCCGCTGCGGCCGCGCTGATCACGATCCAGGGTTCCCGCCTGCGCGCCCGCATGACCGCGCTCGCCCGCACCATCATCAAGGCCGACAAGAAGAAGGGTGCACTCACGAGCGGCGTCGTCATCACGCTGGCTCGTCCGGCGGAGTACGACCAAGCTTGGGACCGCGACGGCATCGAAGAGCAGCCCTCCGGCGGAGGCGGCAAGCGCGCGTGGTGGACCAGGCAGGTCCTGGCGGGAGCCGATCTCAAAGTCTGGACCGAAGTGTCCGGACTGCCGCCCGAGCGCGTCCTTGAGAGCTTGGACCAGGACGACGTCACCGACGCGCTCGACGCGATCACCCGCGCCGCGCAGCTCGCCCGCAGCCCCGAGTGGGCTGGCCCCGTCGCCCGCACGGTGCTCGCACTCGAGCCCAAGAAGGTGCTGGAGCTCACCACCCTTTGGCCACTGCTTACCCAGGATGATCAGGAGGCCCTCGTATCCCGCATCATCGAGGCCCCCAAGCTCACGTTCTACGACGTGCTCGCCGCGCTCGCGGCCCTCCCCGGCCCCTGGTCGCCCGCGCTCTCCACCCGCATCCTCGCATTGTTCCAGAAGCACGCGACCTCCAAGAAGCCCGACGCCTGGCTGCTCGCCGGTCCCATCGACGCCATGGTCCGCAAGCTCTCTCCCACTGCCGTGGACGCCATGGAGCAGACCCTCGCCGCAATGTTCAGCGCCGAGTCCAGCAACACGATCCAGAAGACCATCGACAAGCTTCGCCTCCGGGCGGAGATGCACAAGGAGTTCAAAGCGTGA
- a CDS encoding DUF5682 family protein: MVVRALEKLRPDAVLVEGPPDAAQVLPLAAATGMKPPVALLVYEPDEPRNASYYPFAEFSPEWQAIRWGQQNAARVSFIDLPQALRGKELPSSESRGPGPESQGPSDKSAPEPNSELGTQHSALDPLDQLALAAGYPDGEAWWGRLIEERRGDHDPLAVFDAIREAMAELRSTRDTSPPHSAPGTRPSALRNDPDEPAREAHMRRCIRAALKEHERVAVVCGAWHAPVLTADALKHKPVKADDEVLRPLTRRKTTATWVPWTYDRLSMFSGYGAGVLSPGWYEHLWLNHARFSETWLTKVARLMRDEDLDASPASVIEAVRLADSLAALRGHSIAGLPELSEATLAILCHANPLPMKVIERKLIIGVRLGEVPEDAPAVPLQRDLAAEQKSLRLKVTADDQLLDLDQRKDIDLARSRLLHRLAILGIPWGKLEADQRQRASSFHEVWRLQWRADFAVAVIEAARYGNTVLDAAAACVRHHTQHASSLAALTTMLDHVMLADLPAAVEHLVARIQELSAVGADVGTLMVALPPLARVLRYGNVRKTDAALVAPLVAGLLTRICTGLLPACGALDDDAAHAMRSRIDDVQGSLSMLDDPALTTPWHDALRRVGNADMHGLVVGRCWRILLDSGASSTEDASGHLSLALSPGNDPAKASAWLEGFLAGSGMVLAHDDRLLAIIDQWVTTLRPEIFDQVCPIARRTFSSFEPPERRQIGERLKRAGAPGPTTTTHAAAVEDYDPARGSLVEPVLNLILGKEA; encoded by the coding sequence ATGGTCGTGCGCGCTCTCGAGAAGCTGCGGCCGGACGCGGTGCTGGTCGAGGGTCCGCCCGATGCCGCGCAAGTTCTTCCGCTTGCAGCCGCCACGGGCATGAAGCCGCCCGTGGCGCTGCTGGTGTACGAGCCTGACGAGCCTCGCAATGCGAGCTACTACCCTTTCGCGGAGTTCTCGCCCGAGTGGCAGGCGATCCGCTGGGGGCAGCAGAACGCGGCGAGGGTGTCGTTTATCGACCTGCCGCAGGCACTGCGGGGTAAGGAACTGCCGAGTTCCGAGTCCCGAGGGCCGGGTCCCGAGTCCCAAGGGCCGAGCGACAAGAGCGCGCCAGAGCCCAACTCCGAACTCGGAACCCAGCACTCCGCACTCGATCCTCTCGATCAGCTCGCCCTCGCCGCCGGCTACCCCGACGGCGAGGCCTGGTGGGGCCGCCTCATCGAGGAACGTCGCGGCGACCACGACCCGCTCGCCGTCTTCGACGCCATCCGCGAAGCGATGGCCGAGCTCCGCTCCACCCGCGACACTTCACCACCACACTCGGCGCCCGGCACTCGGCCCTCGGCACTCCGTAACGACCCCGATGAGCCCGCCCGAGAGGCCCACATGCGACGCTGCATCCGCGCCGCCCTCAAGGAGCACGAGCGTGTGGCTGTCGTCTGCGGCGCGTGGCACGCGCCGGTGCTCACGGCGGACGCACTGAAGCACAAACCCGTGAAGGCCGACGACGAGGTCCTCAGGCCGCTGACGAGGCGCAAGACCACCGCGACCTGGGTGCCCTGGACCTACGACCGCCTGTCCATGTTCTCCGGTTACGGCGCGGGCGTGCTCAGCCCCGGCTGGTACGAGCACCTCTGGCTCAACCACGCCCGCTTCTCCGAAACCTGGCTCACCAAGGTCGCGCGCCTCATGCGCGACGAGGACCTCGACGCATCGCCCGCGAGCGTGATCGAGGCTGTCCGCCTCGCCGACTCCCTCGCCGCTCTCCGCGGCCACTCTATCGCCGGCCTGCCCGAGCTCAGTGAGGCCACCCTGGCCATCCTCTGCCACGCGAACCCGCTCCCGATGAAGGTCATTGAGCGCAAGCTCATCATCGGCGTGCGCCTTGGAGAGGTGCCCGAGGACGCCCCCGCCGTTCCGCTCCAGCGCGACCTCGCTGCGGAGCAGAAGTCGCTCCGCCTCAAGGTCACCGCCGACGATCAGCTCCTCGACCTCGACCAGCGCAAGGACATCGACCTCGCGCGCAGCCGACTCCTGCACCGCCTCGCAATCCTCGGCATTCCTTGGGGCAAGCTCGAGGCCGACCAGCGTCAACGCGCCAGCTCGTTCCACGAGGTCTGGCGCCTGCAATGGAGGGCCGACTTCGCCGTCGCGGTGATCGAGGCCGCACGGTACGGCAATACGGTGCTCGACGCCGCGGCCGCCTGCGTCCGCCACCACACCCAGCATGCTTCCAGCCTCGCCGCGCTCACGACGATGCTCGACCACGTCATGCTCGCGGACCTTCCCGCAGCCGTGGAGCACCTCGTCGCGCGCATCCAGGAGCTCTCCGCCGTCGGCGCAGATGTGGGCACTCTGATGGTGGCGCTCCCGCCGCTCGCACGCGTGCTCCGATATGGCAACGTCCGCAAAACCGACGCCGCGCTCGTGGCGCCGCTCGTGGCAGGGCTGCTCACCCGGATCTGCACCGGCCTGCTCCCGGCTTGCGGGGCGCTCGATGACGACGCCGCGCACGCCATGCGGAGCCGCATCGACGACGTGCAGGGCTCACTCTCGATGCTCGACGACCCCGCCCTGACAACCCCGTGGCACGATGCTCTCCGACGGGTCGGCAACGCCGACATGCACGGCCTGGTTGTCGGCCGCTGCTGGCGCATCCTGCTCGACTCGGGGGCCTCATCGACCGAGGATGCCTCCGGCCACCTCTCGCTCGCGCTCTCGCCCGGCAACGACCCCGCCAAGGCCTCGGCCTGGCTCGAGGGTTTCCTTGCCGGATCGGGCATGGTGCTCGCTCACGACGACCGCCTGCTCGCCATCATCGACCAGTGGGTCACAACGCTGCGGCCGGAGATCTTCGATCAGGTCTGCCCGATTGCCCGCCGCACGTTCTCGAGCTTTGAGCCCCCAGAGCGCCGGCAGATCGGCGAGCGTCTCAAGCGCGCGGGCGCACCCGGCCCCACAACAACCACCCACGCAGCAGCAGTTGAAGACTACGACCCCGCCCGCGGCTCGCTGGTGGAACCCGTTCTCAACCTCATCCTCGGGAAGGAAGCATGA
- a CDS encoding pilus assembly protein TadG-related protein, with protein MKGGRRGIAIVWVSIAIVVMLSLVGLALDTGYAVLVGNQLQNGADAAALAGAQTVATDQATARARASTAGAANSAAGSSLTFDQNTDVEVGYFHPSTKVFTASGVLPNAVRAHARRTGTAHGAVPLLFGAAYGSPTMDMTRDAVASINVSVSPALLVMDPTGEYALDLTGSARIRVPNGGVLVNSSHPNGTRLGGSSILDTPALAITTSSIPDISHLTGQLATNRAPQSDPMAWLPEPTPGPAVETNKVVVGTGNTRTLEPGYYPGGINVRGTLVMNPGIYILDDDFEANSQASVTGNGVMIFLRGSANMGFNSDGMTLLLNPPTSGLYQGVTIFQQRGNTAASSLPVSGTAIPNGTIYIPSAQLNITSSGGSGGVKLLVWRLNVSGSGTLTITGQNQISTTGNPFLVE; from the coding sequence ATGAAGGGTGGGCGCCGGGGTATTGCCATCGTCTGGGTGAGCATCGCCATCGTGGTGATGCTTTCGCTCGTTGGCCTCGCGCTCGACACCGGTTACGCCGTGCTCGTCGGCAACCAGCTCCAGAACGGCGCTGACGCTGCGGCCCTCGCCGGTGCACAAACTGTCGCGACCGACCAGGCCACCGCCCGCGCCCGCGCCTCAACGGCCGGTGCGGCCAACTCCGCCGCAGGCTCCAGCCTCACCTTCGACCAGAACACAGACGTCGAGGTCGGTTACTTCCACCCCTCGACCAAGGTATTCACCGCTTCCGGCGTTCTTCCCAATGCGGTCCGCGCCCATGCCCGGCGCACCGGCACCGCCCACGGCGCCGTGCCCCTCCTCTTCGGTGCCGCCTACGGCTCGCCGACCATGGATATGACACGCGACGCGGTGGCCAGCATCAACGTCTCCGTGTCGCCCGCGCTCCTCGTGATGGACCCCACCGGCGAGTACGCGCTGGACCTCACCGGCTCCGCCCGCATCCGCGTCCCCAACGGCGGCGTCCTCGTCAACTCCAGCCACCCCAACGGCACCCGCCTTGGCGGCTCGTCCATTCTCGACACCCCTGCGCTCGCGATCACCACCAGCTCCATCCCCGACATCTCCCACCTTACCGGCCAGCTCGCGACCAACCGCGCTCCGCAGTCGGACCCCATGGCGTGGCTTCCCGAGCCCACCCCCGGCCCCGCCGTCGAGACCAACAAGGTGGTCGTCGGCACCGGCAACACCCGCACCCTTGAGCCCGGCTACTACCCCGGCGGCATCAACGTCCGCGGCACGCTCGTCATGAACCCCGGCATCTACATCCTCGATGACGACTTTGAGGCCAACAGCCAGGCCAGCGTCACCGGCAACGGCGTCATGATTTTCCTTCGCGGCTCCGCCAACATGGGCTTCAACAGCGACGGCATGACCCTTCTGCTCAACCCCCCCACCTCCGGGCTCTACCAGGGCGTCACCATCTTCCAGCAGCGCGGCAACACCGCCGCGTCCAGCCTCCCCGTCTCCGGCACCGCCATCCCCAACGGCACCATTTACATCCCCAGCGCGCAGCTCAACATCACCTCCAGCGGCGGCTCGGGCGGCGTCAAGCTCCTCGTCTGGCGCCTCAACGTGTCCGGCTCGGGAACGCTGACCATCACCGGTCAGAACCAGATCTCCACCACCGGCAACCCGTTCCTGGTCGAGTAG
- a CDS encoding VWA domain-containing protein, translating into MTTPPPIDPQERLKRWRMLLGGDASDGIGIRLTGRDEAMDNAMSALYDPKPGMGGGRRGGLGASAPTAARWLGDIREYFPSSVVRVMQKDAIDRLGMSSLLLEKEMLDAITPDIHLVTTLMSLSGVIPQKAKATARLIVQRVVRDLQKKLDAPMRQAVIGALKRSTRTRRPRHGEIDWNRTIRANLKHYQPEYRTIVPETRIGYGRRRNELRTIIVCIDQSGSMGQSVVYSGVFGAVLASIPALRSHVVAFDTSVVDLTEKMADPVDVLMGVQLGGGTDINRALAYCETLINRPRDTILVLITDLYEGGDNAQMLKRAASIAGSGVKFVTLLALGDTGAPTFDQNNAAAMASFGIPSFACTPDRFPDLMAAAIQGRDLGQWAAEHDLATARPHATV; encoded by the coding sequence ATGACGACGCCCCCGCCCATCGACCCGCAGGAACGGCTCAAGCGCTGGCGCATGCTCCTGGGCGGCGACGCCTCCGACGGGATCGGTATCCGCCTCACCGGGCGCGACGAGGCAATGGACAACGCCATGAGCGCGCTCTACGACCCCAAGCCGGGCATGGGCGGCGGCCGGCGCGGCGGGCTCGGCGCGTCGGCCCCCACTGCCGCCCGCTGGCTCGGCGACATCCGCGAGTACTTCCCCAGCTCCGTTGTGCGCGTCATGCAGAAGGACGCCATCGACCGACTTGGCATGAGCAGCCTCCTCCTTGAGAAGGAGATGCTCGACGCGATCACACCGGACATCCACCTCGTGACCACGCTTATGTCATTGAGTGGCGTGATCCCGCAGAAGGCGAAGGCCACTGCCCGGCTCATCGTGCAGCGCGTCGTTCGCGATCTCCAGAAGAAGCTGGACGCGCCCATGCGTCAGGCCGTTATCGGGGCGCTCAAGCGCTCCACCCGCACCCGCCGCCCTCGCCACGGCGAGATCGATTGGAACCGGACGATCCGCGCCAACCTCAAGCACTACCAGCCCGAGTACAGGACCATCGTCCCTGAGACCCGCATCGGGTACGGCCGCAGGCGGAACGAGCTCCGCACCATCATCGTGTGCATCGACCAGTCCGGCTCCATGGGCCAGAGCGTCGTCTACTCAGGTGTTTTCGGCGCCGTGCTCGCGTCGATCCCCGCCCTCCGGTCGCATGTGGTTGCGTTTGACACCAGCGTCGTCGACCTCACCGAGAAAATGGCGGACCCTGTCGACGTGCTCATGGGCGTGCAGCTGGGCGGCGGCACCGATATCAACCGCGCGCTCGCCTATTGCGAAACCCTCATCAACCGCCCCCGCGACACCATCTTGGTACTCATCACGGACCTTTACGAGGGCGGCGACAACGCCCAGATGCTCAAACGGGCCGCGTCGATCGCCGGCTCGGGCGTCAAGTTCGTCACCCTGCTCGCCCTCGGCGACACCGGCGCCCCAACGTTCGATCAGAACAATGCCGCGGCCATGGCGAGCTTCGGTATCCCCAGCTTCGCCTGCACGCCCGACCGCTTCCCCGACCTCATGGCCGCGGCCATCCAGGGGCGGGACCTCGGCCAATGGGCCGCCGAGCACGACCTCGCTACCGCCCGCCCG